From Acinonyx jubatus isolate Ajub_Pintada_27869175 chromosome B2, VMU_Ajub_asm_v1.0, whole genome shotgun sequence, a single genomic window includes:
- the CB2H6orf141 gene encoding uncharacterized protein C6orf141 homolog: protein MNEPPTGLGGLGAPGPRGPENLADAPRSLGSAGSFPRDVGRGAPLAPGSRNPAATAGASGSRGGAPENRPVAENLDCEPWVREKVLFLLHPERWLGTPGDPAREEAAGEEDFFQAAGDDREPNCPSLFPGKKGISGSRVDAPFGAPPQDPAAPPKSVLVRIVDYQVTEEVLWTAWTQGRMTRRTEEHSMTAITFRTNRE, encoded by the coding sequence ATGAATGAGCCTCCCACCGGGCTGGGGGGCCTCGGGGCTCCGGGGCCCCGCGGGCCTGAGAATCTCGCGGACGCTCCCCGCAGCCTGGGGAGCGCCGGGTCCTTTCCGCGAGACGTGGGGCGCGGGGCtcccctggctcctggctcccgGAATCCCGCGGCGACTGCGGGGGCGAGCGGAAGCCGGGGCGGCGCTCCCGAGAACCGCCCGGTGGCGGAGAACCTGGACTGTGAGCCCTGGGTCAGAGAGAAAGTGCTCTTTCTTCTGCACCCAGAGAGATGGTTGGGGACTCCAGGGGACCCTGCGCGGGAAGAAGCGGCCGGTGAGGAGGACTTCTTCCAGGCGGCCGGAGACGACCGGGAACCCAACTGCCCTTCCCTCTTTCCGGGAAAAAAGGGAATTTCTGGCAGCCGTGTAGACGCTCCGTTCGGAGCCCCGCCGCAGGACCCCGCAGCCCCGCCCAAGTCCGTGCTCGTGCGGATCGTGGACTATCAGGTAACAGAGGAAGTCCTGTGGACCGCCTGGACGCAGGGCCGCATGACCAGGCGCACGGAGGAGCACTCCATGACCGCGATCACGTTTCGCACCAACAGGGAATGA